From Calothrix sp. PCC 6303, a single genomic window includes:
- a CDS encoding Crp/Fnr family transcriptional regulator: MHSTSSTNHSGIPGNPITGQLPQRIFTRREIIPNRNDALWKIERGAVRTLTWSEDGAFITLGYWGAGDVVGYPLSTVKPYQIECLTSVEATILPPHLWYQDVNALVVHIQQAEELLSIVHRKPIYLRLWQFLTWLSDKFGRDVEQGKLIDLNITHQEMSEVLNTTRVTVTRLLQQFEEEKKLIRHKRRIILNSSNQVSEQKFRY, from the coding sequence ATGCACTCCACAAGTAGCACCAACCACTCTGGAATACCTGGAAATCCCATTACTGGACAGTTACCCCAGAGAATATTTACCCGTCGTGAAATTATTCCAAATCGGAATGATGCCCTTTGGAAAATTGAACGGGGAGCAGTTCGCACTTTAACATGGAGTGAAGATGGAGCATTCATCACTCTTGGATATTGGGGAGCAGGAGATGTAGTTGGCTATCCTTTATCAACAGTTAAACCTTATCAAATTGAGTGTCTAACAAGTGTGGAAGCAACTATACTTCCTCCACATTTGTGGTATCAGGATGTTAATGCTTTAGTAGTACATATTCAGCAAGCCGAAGAACTCTTGAGTATTGTTCATCGTAAGCCGATTTATTTACGTTTATGGCAATTTTTAACTTGGCTGAGTGATAAGTTCGGACGTGATGTCGAACAAGGTAAACTGATTGATTTAAATATTACTCATCAAGAAATGTCGGAAGTTCTGAACACCACAAGAGTAACTGTGACACGTTTGTTGCAACAGTTTGAGGAAGAAAAAAAGCTTATACGTCACAAACGCAGAATTATCTTGAACTCCTCAAATCAAGTATCTGAGCAAAAATTTAGATATTAG
- a CDS encoding J domain-containing protein yields MARRKPSSTTQPVSAPSLALSDLHIRLGVLEKEQQSLQKQIKKKRTELKNLIEQMRSFATEMYAKVAPVFQKISDMDQEIHALFDEIFSTRKLGKQTRKSIESVYRNLQESGVISARANTAQNDDDDEDEFNFNDIFEDEENVEEFRRRFREHQAAQEEQQSPSVDRSSDESRKIRQIFLKLAEIFHPDKATESEMQARHTEIMQEINKAYQDGDLARLLEIEQQHEVGEVIDNSSEDDLTRKCKLLEQQNKILKNQYEKLKGELRSTKNTPEGAIITDYKKASKKGFDPMNQMLEEANSQVEVVSEIRDFVKNFREQKMTIKDFLAGPEVLNSMEEESMEDLLDQMFEELGVVIRY; encoded by the coding sequence ATGGCTCGTCGTAAACCTTCATCTACAACTCAACCTGTTTCCGCTCCATCATTGGCTCTTTCTGATCTACATATTCGTCTGGGAGTGCTGGAAAAGGAACAACAGTCTTTACAAAAACAGATTAAAAAGAAACGAACAGAACTCAAAAATTTAATTGAGCAAATGCGTTCCTTTGCTACGGAAATGTACGCTAAAGTAGCTCCTGTTTTTCAGAAAATATCTGACATGGATCAGGAAATACATGCTTTATTTGATGAAATTTTTTCAACTCGCAAACTAGGAAAACAAACTCGTAAAAGTATTGAGTCTGTTTATCGTAACCTTCAAGAATCGGGAGTTATCAGCGCCAGAGCAAATACTGCTCAAAATGATGACGATGATGAGGATGAATTCAATTTCAATGATATTTTTGAAGATGAAGAAAATGTTGAAGAGTTTCGCCGAAGGTTTAGGGAGCATCAAGCAGCGCAGGAAGAACAACAATCGCCATCAGTAGATCGTTCTAGTGATGAATCCCGAAAAATTCGTCAAATTTTCCTGAAACTAGCAGAAATATTTCATCCTGACAAGGCGACAGAAAGCGAAATGCAAGCGCGTCACACAGAAATTATGCAGGAAATCAATAAAGCATATCAAGATGGTGATTTAGCTAGGCTTTTGGAAATTGAGCAGCAGCACGAAGTTGGCGAAGTAATTGATAATAGTAGTGAAGACGATCTCACCAGAAAATGTAAGCTGTTGGAACAGCAAAACAAAATTCTTAAAAATCAATATGAAAAGTTAAAAGGTGAATTGCGCTCCACTAAAAATACACCTGAAGGGGCAATAATTACTGATTACAAAAAGGCATCAAAAAAAGGCTTTGATCCGATGAATCAGATGCTAGAGGAAGCGAATTCTCAAGTGGAAGTAGTTTCAGAAATACGTGATTTTGTCAAGAATTTTCGTGAGCAAAAGATGACAATTAAGGATTTTCTAGCGGGACCAGAAGTTTTAAACTCTATGGAAGAGGAATCTATGGAGGATTTGCTAGATCAGATGTTTGAAGAATTGGGAGTTGTAATTAGATATTAA
- a CDS encoding ABC1 kinase family protein: MGQYQPAQLNRYNPDAIARHYRLRPWKGWGRTFKIIWYFAGFLLGLKLDEWQGLVEENKLKRATQMRKILTRLGPTFIKVGQALSTRPDLIRQDFLMELIKLQDQLPAFDNAIAYDLIESQLQRSISEIFSELSPVPVAAASLGQVYRGRLLSGEEVAVKVQRPNLRPLLSLDLYLMRWAAGWLSPWLPLNLGHDLTLIVDEFGTKLFEEIDYLNEARNAEKFANNFRNDTRVKVPSIYWRFTSDRVLTLEWINGFKLTDTQSIRAAGLDPEKVIQIGVTSGLQQLLEHGFFHADPHPGNLFALPDGRMAYIDFGMMDQLDETNKECLVDALVHLVNNDYNELAVDFVNLGFLTPGTDIRPIVPALEAVWKDALGKNVGDFNFKTITDKFSELVYEYPFRVPAKFALIIRSLITQEGIALSLNPEFKIVEVGYPYVARRLLNGESPALRRRLLNVLFKDGKFQWERLENLISIARTDNNFDLLPTAQLGFQYLLSDEGKFLRSQLVLALTEDNRLHTEEVQRLWNLVKADLQPNRLFSVAFDALTELSRESVAAILPKTPFLAVFANNNDATHKG, from the coding sequence GTGGGTCAGTATCAACCTGCTCAACTCAACCGTTATAATCCAGACGCGATCGCGCGTCACTACCGTTTACGTCCCTGGAAAGGGTGGGGAAGAACTTTTAAGATTATCTGGTATTTTGCTGGTTTTCTTCTGGGCTTGAAATTGGACGAGTGGCAAGGTTTAGTTGAGGAAAATAAACTCAAACGTGCCACACAGATGCGGAAAATTTTGACGCGTTTAGGACCAACCTTTATTAAAGTTGGTCAGGCACTTTCAACTCGTCCCGATTTAATTCGTCAGGATTTCTTGATGGAGTTGATCAAACTTCAAGATCAACTACCTGCATTTGATAACGCGATCGCATACGACCTGATTGAATCACAACTTCAACGCTCCATCTCCGAAATATTTAGCGAACTTTCACCTGTACCAGTTGCAGCGGCAAGTTTAGGTCAAGTTTATCGCGGTCGGTTATTAAGTGGCGAAGAAGTCGCAGTTAAAGTTCAGCGTCCTAACTTGCGTCCGTTGCTTTCATTAGATTTATACTTAATGCGGTGGGCTGCTGGTTGGTTGTCACCTTGGCTACCCTTGAATCTGGGTCACGATCTCACGCTGATTGTAGATGAATTTGGCACAAAATTATTTGAGGAAATCGACTACCTCAACGAAGCCAGAAACGCCGAAAAATTTGCCAATAACTTCCGCAATGATACCCGCGTGAAAGTGCCATCTATATATTGGCGCTTCACAAGCGATCGCGTTCTGACTTTAGAGTGGATTAACGGCTTTAAACTCACCGATACCCAAAGCATTCGCGCAGCTGGCTTAGATCCAGAAAAAGTCATCCAAATTGGTGTCACCTCTGGGTTACAACAGCTACTAGAACACGGATTTTTCCACGCAGATCCCCATCCTGGCAACCTTTTTGCTTTGCCCGATGGTCGCATGGCATACATTGACTTCGGAATGATGGATCAACTAGATGAAACTAACAAAGAATGTTTAGTTGATGCCCTAGTTCACCTCGTCAATAACGATTACAACGAATTAGCTGTAGATTTTGTTAACTTGGGTTTCTTAACCCCAGGTACAGATATTCGTCCCATCGTCCCCGCATTAGAAGCAGTTTGGAAAGATGCCCTAGGTAAGAATGTTGGTGATTTTAACTTCAAAACCATCACCGATAAATTCTCAGAACTAGTGTACGAATATCCATTCCGCGTCCCTGCGAAATTTGCCCTAATTATTCGTTCACTAATTACCCAAGAAGGTATTGCCCTCAGCCTCAACCCCGAATTTAAAATAGTTGAAGTTGGTTATCCCTACGTAGCGCGACGATTACTCAACGGGGAATCACCAGCACTGCGAAGACGCTTACTCAATGTCCTATTTAAAGATGGGAAATTTCAGTGGGAACGCTTGGAAAATCTAATTTCCATCGCCCGTACAGATAATAACTTCGATTTGCTACCAACAGCACAACTAGGATTCCAATATTTACTATCCGATGAAGGTAAATTTTTGCGGAGTCAGTTGGTATTAGCACTAACCGAAGATAACCGTTTACATACCGAAGAAGTTCAACGTTTGTGGAACCTAGTAAAAGCCGACTTGCAGCCAAATCGACTATTTAGTGTGGCATTTGACGCATTGACGGAGTTGTCAAGGGAAAGTGTAGCGGCAATTCTGCCCAAAACTCCATTCCTTGCTGTATTTGCCAACAATAATGATGCAACACACAAAGGCTAG
- the tmk gene encoding dTMP kinase yields the protein MAGKLIVFEGVEGCGKTTQMQMTGEWLRSLGVAVVTTREPGGTELGVKLRRLLLEKTEGETIADRTELLLYAADRAQHVEADLKPNLKQGKIILCDRFVDSTIAYQGYGRGLDMHLIHQLNQIATGGLESDITLWFDLDAEVGLKRKRRSGEIADRIEQEEITFHLRVQQGYAEIAASQPQRVKKIDASLAPELVQKQIQEVLTNNLQF from the coding sequence ATGGCTGGTAAATTGATTGTGTTTGAAGGTGTGGAAGGTTGCGGAAAAACTACACAAATGCAGATGACTGGGGAATGGTTGCGAAGTCTCGGTGTTGCTGTGGTGACGACTCGTGAACCAGGGGGAACAGAATTAGGTGTGAAGTTACGACGTTTGTTGTTGGAAAAAACTGAGGGAGAAACAATTGCTGATAGAACTGAATTACTATTATATGCGGCAGATCGCGCTCAACATGTTGAAGCAGATTTGAAACCTAACCTAAAACAAGGGAAAATTATTTTATGCGATCGCTTTGTTGATTCAACTATTGCTTACCAAGGTTATGGACGTGGTTTAGATATGCATCTAATTCACCAACTGAATCAAATAGCGACGGGTGGTTTAGAAAGTGATATTACACTGTGGTTTGATTTAGATGCGGAAGTGGGATTAAAGCGTAAACGTCGCAGCGGTGAAATTGCAGATAGAATTGAGCAGGAAGAAATTACATTTCATCTGCGAGTTCAACAAGGATACGCCGAAATCGCCGCATCACAACCGCAACGAGTTAAAAAAATCGATGCTAGCTTAGCTCCAGAACTTGTACAAAAGCAAATCCAGGAAGTTTTAACCAACAATTTGCAGTTTTGA
- a CDS encoding ATP-binding protein → MLILGFCLGLAVGISFWVWQQFQLNRHLEQVLRPLNVHSNWVGLPLIPSLRQEITSVQHQRQHLQQKLQTYKDLLEFAPVGYLQVDEENQLLWCNEKAQEILYLQRWQPGQVRLLLEIVRSYELDRLIELTRDRQILQVKEWVFHPSYENTAAMKEMKSTVVRATSLPLAQGKVGVFLENRQPMQELNQARDRAFSDLAHELRTPLTSIRLLVETLQDRLDTRESLPGTTTSANASPFKRWVDRLMLEVDRLIHLVQSWLDLTQLETNPTVQLNYQKFDVRSLITSVWETLEPLAQRQDIEFTYSGPQHLWMKGDQTRIYQVFINLLDNSIKYSPPHAKIHIEAKVICENTTIPPTLEVNIIDSGFGFSEVDLPQVFERFYRGDTARSRSSKTETNSAIAIVGTGLGLAIVRQIILAHGGSIKAMNHPEFGGAWIQIELPALMAN, encoded by the coding sequence ATGTTGATACTAGGATTTTGCTTGGGTTTGGCTGTTGGAATCAGCTTCTGGGTGTGGCAACAGTTTCAACTAAACCGCCATTTGGAACAGGTTTTACGACCTTTGAATGTGCATTCTAATTGGGTTGGATTACCCCTGATTCCAAGTTTGCGCCAAGAAATTACTTCAGTTCAGCATCAACGGCAGCATCTACAACAGAAATTACAAACCTATAAAGATTTGTTGGAATTTGCTCCAGTAGGTTATTTACAGGTTGATGAAGAAAATCAGTTGCTGTGGTGCAATGAAAAAGCACAGGAAATTTTGTATTTGCAGCGTTGGCAACCGGGACAGGTTCGTCTACTTCTGGAGATAGTTAGATCCTATGAGTTGGATAGGCTAATTGAGTTGACACGCGATCGCCAAATTCTTCAAGTTAAAGAATGGGTGTTTCATCCTTCTTACGAGAATACCGCAGCCATGAAGGAAATGAAATCCACAGTTGTCAGAGCAACCAGTTTACCCCTTGCTCAGGGGAAAGTTGGTGTCTTCCTGGAAAATCGCCAACCGATGCAGGAACTCAACCAAGCACGCGATCGCGCTTTTTCGGATTTAGCACATGAACTTCGCACACCTTTGACTTCTATTCGTTTGTTGGTGGAGACACTCCAAGATAGGTTAGATACCCGCGAAAGTCTTCCGGGGACAACTACTTCTGCAAACGCTTCACCCTTCAAACGTTGGGTTGATCGTTTAATGTTGGAAGTAGATAGGTTAATTCATCTAGTACAAAGCTGGCTAGATTTGACTCAACTAGAAACTAACCCCACCGTCCAATTAAACTACCAAAAATTTGATGTGCGATCGCTAATTACCTCCGTTTGGGAAACCCTCGAACCTTTAGCCCAGCGCCAAGATATTGAATTTACCTATTCTGGACCACAACATCTGTGGATGAAGGGAGATCAAACCAGAATCTATCAAGTATTCATCAACTTGCTTGATAACAGCATCAAATACAGTCCACCCCATGCTAAAATTCACATTGAAGCAAAAGTGATTTGTGAAAATACAACTATTCCCCCAACACTAGAGGTAAATATTATCGATAGTGGATTCGGATTTTCAGAAGTCGATTTGCCCCAAGTATTTGAGCGATTTTATCGAGGAGACACTGCCCGATCCCGTTCTAGTAAGACAGAAACTAATTCAGCGATCGCAATTGTCGGTACAGGCTTAGGTTTAGCCATTGTTCGGCAAATTATACTCGCACATGGCGGTTCCATCAAAGCCATGAATCACCCCGAATTTGGTGGAGCATGGATACAAATTGAGTTACCAGCATTAATGGCAAACTGA
- the phoU gene encoding phosphate signaling complex protein PhoU yields the protein MKAHPRTPNSGTSQLDRDIRRLERDVLRMGALVEQSFRLSHQALFSRDLNASGQISRIDTKIDRFYKQIEVDCTNIMSRQALMEHDSRCLIAFMQLVRDLERIGDYAKDLGSIAVKMFPYPSHPKLPEIAMMSHHAQAMLATSLVALADLDDVNGRSLKDLDDAVDQAYEEVYQALAQQQDVKGVLEPFILLGLAIRCLERMADHATNIGQRVAYIVTGQRS from the coding sequence GTGAAAGCCCACCCCCGTACTCCTAATTCCGGAACATCCCAGTTAGACCGTGATATTCGCCGTTTAGAACGCGATGTTCTACGTATGGGTGCCCTAGTAGAGCAATCCTTTCGTTTAAGTCATCAGGCTTTATTTTCTCGTGATTTAAATGCATCTGGGCAAATTTCCCGAATAGACACAAAAATTGACCGCTTTTATAAACAAATAGAAGTAGACTGTACCAACATCATGAGCCGTCAAGCATTGATGGAACATGACTCTCGTTGTTTAATTGCATTTATGCAACTGGTACGTGATTTAGAACGAATCGGAGACTATGCCAAAGATTTAGGTAGTATTGCTGTCAAAATGTTTCCCTACCCTTCCCATCCTAAATTGCCAGAAATTGCCATGATGTCACATCATGCCCAAGCAATGTTAGCCACCAGTTTAGTTGCCTTAGCGGATTTGGATGATGTTAATGGTAGAAGCCTCAAAGATTTAGACGACGCAGTAGATCAAGCTTACGAAGAAGTTTATCAAGCCTTAGCTCAACAACAGGATGTGAAAGGAGTTCTAGAACCCTTTATTTTACTAGGATTAGCGATTCGTTGTTTAGAGCGAATGGCAGATCATGCCACCAACATCGGTCAACGTGTGGCTTATATCGTCACAGGTCAACGTTCATAG
- a CDS encoding response regulator transcription factor translates to MHTSELTKYPPTADFGQTSRVLVVEDEELIREMLVLALEEEGYAVVTAVDGRSAVDHFKGYEPNSGEPQFDLVILDLMLPLINGLDICRLLRHQGNPVPILMLSAKGSETDRVLGLEVGADDYLTKPFSVRELVARCRALLRRQRLSTVPATPVLQYKDVMLYPQECRVVVRGQQANLSPKEFRLLEVFMSYARRVWSREQLLDQVWGPDFVGDSKTVDVHIRWLREKLEQDPSRPEYIVTVRGFGYRFG, encoded by the coding sequence ATGCATACTAGCGAACTGACCAAGTATCCTCCCACTGCGGACTTTGGACAAACTAGCCGCGTTTTAGTGGTTGAAGACGAAGAATTGATCAGAGAAATGCTTGTTTTAGCCCTGGAAGAAGAAGGATATGCAGTAGTAACGGCTGTTGATGGGCGTTCGGCAGTAGACCATTTTAAAGGGTATGAGCCGAATTCGGGAGAACCACAGTTTGATTTGGTGATTTTAGATTTGATGCTACCTTTAATTAACGGCTTGGATATCTGTCGCTTGCTGCGTCATCAAGGAAACCCTGTACCAATTTTGATGTTAAGTGCCAAAGGTAGCGAAACCGATCGAGTTTTGGGCTTAGAAGTGGGTGCGGATGATTATCTCACCAAACCTTTTAGTGTCAGAGAATTAGTTGCTAGATGTCGAGCCTTATTACGTCGTCAACGTCTGAGTACTGTACCTGCGACTCCCGTCTTACAATACAAAGACGTAATGTTGTATCCCCAAGAATGCCGGGTGGTTGTGCGAGGGCAACAGGCAAACTTATCTCCTAAAGAATTTCGACTTCTGGAGGTATTTATGAGCTATGCTCGTCGAGTTTGGTCACGGGAACAATTACTCGATCAAGTTTGGGGTCCAGATTTTGTGGGTGATAGTAAGACTGTTGATGTACATATTCGCTGGTTGCGGGAGAAACTAGAACAAGATCCCAGCCGTCCTGAATATATTGTGACTGTGCGTGGTTTTGGCTATCGTTTTGGTTAA
- a CDS encoding metal ABC transporter solute-binding protein, Zn/Mn family, producing the protein MRKFFILLFVLKFLLISCNNAPKTAKNYVITTSKPLPKVNNLPQVVATTSILCDLTKQIAAKTINLICIIPHDTDSRTYKPTPENSQVIRSAKLILYHGYNLEKDLISLIKTSKTSGLKIAVGEMAVPKPLLVQQGNKKNVNPYLWHYVPNAAKMATLITNNLKKIAPENTTLYSNNNKKLQSELTQLDKWIKSRIASLPPNQRTFVSNYDNLSYYTKAYKLNYQTLLTNRNRQQELSKAELDRLIKNIQNTKVSTIFLSRKINPKLINSISNKAQVRNSERQIMPDSLTLDAEGNTYQKFMVANTRTIVEGLGGTYLIFRPIK; encoded by the coding sequence ATGAGGAAATTCTTTATCCTTTTGTTCGTCCTAAAATTTTTACTAATTAGCTGTAACAACGCTCCAAAAACAGCTAAAAATTATGTAATCACAACTTCTAAACCCTTACCTAAAGTTAACAACCTGCCCCAAGTTGTGGCAACTACGAGTATTTTGTGCGATTTGACTAAACAAATTGCAGCTAAGACAATTAATTTGATATGTATTATTCCTCATGATACAGATTCCCGCACCTACAAGCCCACACCAGAAAATAGCCAAGTTATCCGTAGCGCTAAATTAATTCTTTACCACGGCTATAATTTAGAAAAAGATTTAATTAGTTTAATTAAAACAAGCAAAACCTCTGGTTTAAAAATAGCTGTTGGAGAAATGGCTGTACCTAAGCCTCTTTTAGTCCAGCAGGGAAATAAAAAAAATGTTAATCCTTATTTGTGGCATTATGTTCCAAATGCCGCTAAAATGGCAACTCTGATTACTAATAATTTGAAAAAAATTGCCCCTGAAAATACAACACTATATAGCAATAATAATAAGAAGCTACAATCTGAATTAACCCAACTGGATAAATGGATAAAATCTCGGATTGCAAGTTTACCCCCTAATCAAAGAACTTTTGTAAGTAATTACGATAATTTAAGTTATTACACAAAAGCATATAAACTTAATTATCAGACACTTCTTACTAACAGGAATAGGCAACAAGAATTATCGAAAGCTGAATTAGATCGGTTAATCAAAAATATTCAAAATACGAAAGTTTCAACAATTTTTCTATCTCGTAAAATTAATCCTAAACTAATTAACTCTATTAGCAACAAAGCACAAGTCAGAAATTCTGAACGTCAAATTATGCCTGACAGCTTAACTTTAGATGCTGAAGGCAACACATATCAGAAATTTATGGTTGCCAATACCCGTACCATTGTTGAGGGATTAGGTGGAACTTATTTAATTTTTAGACCAATAAAATAA
- a CDS encoding cytochrome c peroxidase — MLREDANYQKMFADAFASGESNINLKNITKAIASFERSLISVNSPYDKYRYGGDQNAISAAAKRGETLFNSERLECFHCHSGFNFSDSVKHERLAFEEIAFHNTGLYNLDAKGAYPANNTGVHEITNKPADMGRFKAPTLRNITLTAPYMHDGSIKTLEEVIDHYAAGGRTISSGEFAGIGSKNPLKSHFITGFALNPQEKQDLLEFLSSLTDEEFIKNPAFSDPF, encoded by the coding sequence ATGTTACGTGAAGATGCAAATTATCAAAAAATGTTTGCAGATGCCTTTGCAAGTGGAGAAAGCAACATTAATCTGAAGAATATCACGAAAGCGATCGCATCTTTTGAACGAAGCTTAATTTCCGTTAATTCACCCTATGACAAATATCGTTATGGAGGTGATCAGAATGCGATTTCCGCAGCAGCAAAGCGAGGAGAAACCTTATTTAATAGCGAACGTTTAGAATGTTTTCACTGTCACAGTGGGTTTAATTTTAGTGACTCTGTTAAACACGAACGGTTAGCGTTTGAGGAAATAGCTTTTCACAATACAGGACTTTATAATCTGGATGCTAAAGGGGCATATCCAGCAAATAATACTGGAGTGCATGAAATAACCAATAAACCAGCAGATATGGGCAGGTTTAAAGCTCCAACTTTGCGAAATATCACCCTGACTGCCCCCTACATGCATGATGGCAGTATTAAAACCTTAGAAGAAGTAATTGACCATTATGCCGCAGGTGGCAGAACAATTAGTAGCGGAGAATTCGCAGGTATCGGCAGTAAGAATCCTTTGAAGAGTCATTTTATTACTGGATTTGCTTTGAATCCCCAAGAGAAACAGGATTTGCTGGAATTTCTCAGCAGCTTGACGGATGAAGAGTTTATCAAAAATCCAGCCTTTAGCGACCCCTTTTAA
- a CDS encoding transposase, producing MLSEPKHGGCSRLAEILGDVSHDSVNRFLLRERYEPKDLFDIVKEIINIEGGILSVDDTVIEKLYSNPKYAELIGYFWSGKYHKTIKGLNLITLYYSDIRGNCVPINYRIYDKKEGKTKNDYFQEMLIEVTDWGLKPRIVTGDSWYSGVENLKFLRNQKLGFLFGVEKNRTVSNEPGKYCQVSTLEIYDEGLITHLREFGFVKLFRKVFKKEDSRHYIFYQPDDENQKEVLQQITRTEFITIHDTHWGIESFHRAVKQLCGICRFMVRDSHAIKTHIFCSLQAFVRLEKMRSENIIDNWYEVQRNLFTKVIREYVLDNLNASCAA from the coding sequence TTGCTATCGGAGCCAAAGCATGGAGGGTGCAGTCGATTGGCAGAAATCTTGGGAGATGTTTCACATGATAGTGTGAATAGGTTTTTGCTGAGAGAAAGATACGAGCCAAAAGATTTATTTGACATAGTAAAAGAGATAATCAATATAGAAGGAGGGATTTTAAGTGTTGATGATACAGTAATAGAAAAGCTGTACAGCAACCCAAAATACGCAGAATTAATTGGATATTTTTGGTCTGGTAAATATCATAAAACGATTAAAGGTTTAAATTTAATAACACTTTATTACAGCGATATTCGAGGCAATTGTGTTCCCATAAATTACAGGATATACGATAAGAAGGAGGGAAAAACCAAAAATGATTATTTCCAAGAGATGCTAATAGAAGTGACTGATTGGGGATTAAAGCCGCGAATAGTCACAGGGGATAGTTGGTACTCAGGAGTAGAAAATCTGAAATTTTTGAGAAACCAGAAATTAGGTTTTTTATTCGGAGTTGAAAAAAATAGAACAGTATCAAATGAGCCTGGAAAGTACTGTCAGGTAAGTACTTTAGAGATTTACGATGAAGGTTTGATAACTCATTTAAGAGAATTTGGATTTGTAAAGTTGTTTAGGAAAGTGTTTAAGAAAGAAGACTCTAGACACTACATATTTTATCAGCCTGATGACGAGAATCAGAAAGAAGTCTTACAACAAATAACTAGAACTGAATTTATCACTATTCATGACACACATTGGGGTATTGAAAGTTTCCATAGAGCAGTAAAACAGCTATGTGGCATTTGTAGGTTTATGGTTAGAGATAGCCACGCAATCAAAACACATATATTCTGCTCACTTCAAGCATTTGTTCGTTTAGAGAAAATGCGTTCTGAAAACATCATTGACAATTGGTATGAAGTACAAAGGAATCTATTCACAAAAGTTATTCGTGAATATGTTTTGGATAACTTGAATGCTAGTTGTGCCGCTTGA
- a CDS encoding DNA polymerase III subunit delta', with protein MSTNYFTPLLGQQQAIELLTQAVEKNRIAPAYIFIGTDGIGRSLAARCFIELLFSQSQKSQHPQQLSNHPDLLWVEPTYQHQGQRLTPQEAAQKGLKRKAPPLIRLEQIREITEFLSRPPMLGTRNVVVLEQAETMAEAAANALLKTLEEPGKATIILIAPSLDSVLPTLISRCQRIPFQRLDTATMVEVLNRNNQGEILQHPEILRLAAGSPGDAIAFYQQLQNIPPDLLKTLTKIPKNYRQALEIAKQIDKELDTEAQLWLINYLQQYYWHNLHKPEILNQLEKTRKSLLCYAQPRLVWECTLLQIQSATN; from the coding sequence ATGTCTACTAATTATTTCACACCATTATTAGGACAACAACAAGCTATAGAATTACTCACCCAAGCTGTTGAAAAAAATCGAATTGCACCCGCATATATATTTATTGGAACAGATGGAATTGGACGTAGTTTAGCAGCACGATGTTTTATAGAATTGTTATTTTCCCAATCTCAAAAATCCCAACATCCACAACAATTATCTAACCATCCAGATTTGTTATGGGTGGAACCAACATATCAACATCAAGGACAAAGATTAACACCCCAAGAAGCAGCACAAAAGGGTTTGAAGCGGAAAGCACCCCCGCTGATTCGTTTGGAACAAATTCGAGAAATAACCGAATTCCTCAGCCGTCCTCCCATGTTAGGGACAAGAAATGTGGTAGTTTTAGAGCAAGCCGAAACAATGGCAGAAGCTGCGGCAAATGCTTTACTCAAAACTTTAGAGGAACCAGGAAAAGCAACCATAATTCTGATTGCACCATCTTTGGATTCGGTTTTACCAACTTTAATTTCTCGATGTCAGCGGATTCCATTTCAACGCTTGGATACGGCAACGATGGTGGAGGTGCTAAATCGAAATAACCAGGGAGAAATTTTACAGCATCCAGAGATATTGAGACTGGCAGCGGGTTCACCGGGAGATGCGATCGCATTTTACCAGCAATTACAGAATATTCCCCCTGACCTACTCAAAACCCTTACCAAAATACCCAAAAACTACCGTCAAGCATTGGAAATTGCCAAACAAATTGATAAAGAACTAGATACTGAAGCGCAATTATGGCTAATTAATTATCTTCAGCAATATTATTGGCACAATCTCCACAAACCTGAAATTTTAAATCAACTGGAAAAAACCCGTAAATCTCTACTTTGCTACGCTCAACCTCGATTAGTTTGGGAATGTACACTTTTACAAATCCAAAGCGCAACAAATTAA